One genomic region from Nocardia vinacea encodes:
- the sigM gene encoding RNA polymerase sigma factor SigM: protein MLQAHVRGQRHAFAELLRRHNDHLWQTALRTSYTREDAADSLQDALLSAHRTAATFRAEAEVRSWLHAIVVNACLDRIRRNKTRRAVSLSPETMPEPKDTRDNIAELEMSLVVDRALFTLPEEQRAALVAVELEGRSVAETAALLGVPEGTIKSRCARGRQRLQERLEFLRDPGNRK, encoded by the coding sequence CTGCTGCAAGCCCACGTGCGCGGTCAGCGGCATGCCTTCGCCGAACTGTTGCGCCGCCATAACGACCACCTCTGGCAGACCGCCCTGCGCACCTCCTATACCCGCGAGGACGCGGCGGATTCGCTGCAGGACGCTCTGCTCTCGGCACACCGCACCGCCGCCACCTTCCGCGCCGAGGCCGAGGTGCGCAGCTGGCTGCACGCCATCGTGGTGAACGCCTGCCTGGACCGCATCCGGCGCAATAAGACCCGTCGCGCGGTATCGCTGTCGCCGGAGACCATGCCGGAACCCAAGGACACCCGCGACAATATCGCTGAACTGGAAATGTCACTCGTCGTCGACCGTGCGCTGTTCACGCTGCCGGAGGAGCAGCGGGCGGCGCTTGTCGCAGTGGAACTGGAGGGGCGTAGTGTCGCGGAAACCGCGGCGCTGCTCGGCGTTCCGGAGGGCACCATCAAAAGCCGATGCGCACGCGGCCGACAGCGGCTCCAAGAACGTTTGGAATTTCTGCGTGATCCGGGGAACCGGAAGTAG
- the trxB gene encoding thioredoxin-disulfide reductase, whose protein sequence is MSNAVRDLIIVGSGPAGYTAAVYAARAELQPLLFEGTQFGGALMTTTEVENFPGFRAGIMGPDLMEEMREQAKRFGADIRTEDVDAIDLTGPIKTVTVGDETYQAYAVILAMGSAARYLNVPGEQKLLGRGVSACATCDGFFFKGQDIVVVGGGDSAMEEATFLTKFASTVTIVHRREEFRASRIMLERAKANEKIKFVLNAEVTAVNGDTSVTSLTLRDTRTGETSELAATGLFVAIGHDPRSELVKDQVELDDEGYVQVLHPSTATAVPGVFAAGDLVDHTYRQAITAAGTGCRAAIDAERWLAEQGDITSNTLDHAGNSVAVPAN, encoded by the coding sequence ATGAGCAACGCAGTTCGCGACTTGATCATCGTCGGCTCCGGACCCGCCGGCTATACCGCCGCCGTCTACGCAGCCCGCGCCGAACTCCAGCCCCTGCTGTTCGAGGGCACCCAGTTCGGCGGCGCACTGATGACCACCACCGAGGTCGAAAACTTCCCCGGTTTCCGCGCCGGCATCATGGGCCCGGATCTGATGGAGGAGATGCGCGAACAGGCCAAGCGATTCGGCGCCGATATCCGGACCGAGGATGTGGACGCCATCGACCTGACCGGCCCGATCAAGACGGTCACCGTCGGCGATGAGACGTACCAGGCCTACGCCGTAATCCTCGCGATGGGCTCGGCCGCGCGCTATCTGAACGTCCCCGGTGAGCAGAAGCTGCTCGGCCGCGGTGTCAGCGCCTGCGCCACCTGCGACGGCTTCTTCTTCAAGGGCCAAGACATCGTCGTGGTCGGCGGTGGCGACTCGGCGATGGAGGAAGCGACCTTCCTCACCAAGTTCGCCAGCACCGTGACCATCGTGCACCGCCGCGAGGAATTCCGCGCCTCGCGCATCATGCTGGAGCGCGCCAAGGCCAACGAGAAGATCAAGTTCGTGCTCAACGCCGAGGTCACCGCGGTCAACGGTGATACCAGCGTGACCAGCCTGACACTGCGCGATACCCGCACCGGCGAGACCTCCGAACTGGCCGCGACCGGCCTGTTCGTGGCGATCGGTCACGATCCGCGCAGCGAGCTGGTCAAGGATCAGGTGGAACTGGACGACGAGGGCTACGTGCAGGTGCTGCATCCGTCGACCGCTACCGCGGTGCCCGGTGTCTTCGCCGCGGGCGATCTGGTCGACCACACCTACCGCCAGGCCATTACCGCCGCGGGGACCGGCTGCCGCGCCGCGATCGACGCCGAGCGCTGGCTGGCCGAACAGGGTGACATCACCTCGAA